In Paenibacillus sp. FSL M7-0420, a single genomic region encodes these proteins:
- a CDS encoding oligosaccharide flippase family protein, whose translation MKTNIKLAAIITYASVFLGVIISLGSTPFIVSTLGKSEYGLFALVNSIIAYIVLLDLGFGSAVIRFNAKYISENDSAGQRNINGMFLLLFSAIGLLSLLASVILVFNFDAIFSSLDEAELGILKTIFIIAAINVAVSFPLNIFSSIITAYERFVYLKIINLIRVVLSPAMMVLVLLFDFRSTGMVTVALVLNLAIGVINVVFCRTKLNLRVRFHGFDTKLFKEIFSYSSYILLSSIAFQIYTNADPLIIGMFLGATPIAIFAIAAQLNTYILNFSNVLASFYLPKLTKMIVKGADQAALMLELVKIGRIQALIVGYIVSGFVLFGQSFILIWLGPDYKYAYTVALIIIIPQITSIVQSLFATMLEAMNMHRVKAFIYFSVAILKVALTFWFIRIWGITGCAIATAIGMIINVCLNNVYYKYKLKFDILHFWLQIIRVFIPVVLLSGVCGFLLSFVSITSYVYLGMYVILYSLIYVLTMWLFGLNGAEKQMVAGPVRKMALRSQA comes from the coding sequence TTGAAAACAAATATAAAACTTGCTGCAATCATAACCTATGCTTCGGTATTCCTAGGCGTTATTATCTCCCTGGGCTCGACGCCGTTCATTGTGTCGACCCTGGGGAAATCCGAATATGGATTATTCGCGCTGGTAAACTCCATCATCGCCTATATCGTCCTGCTGGATCTGGGCTTCGGCAGCGCGGTCATCCGCTTCAATGCGAAATACATCTCCGAGAATGACTCCGCAGGCCAGCGCAATATTAACGGAATGTTCCTGCTGCTGTTCTCAGCCATCGGACTCCTCTCCTTACTTGCCAGTGTGATTCTGGTGTTTAATTTCGATGCGATCTTCAGCAGCCTTGATGAAGCTGAGCTGGGCATTCTGAAGACCATCTTCATCATTGCCGCCATCAACGTGGCTGTCTCGTTCCCGCTGAATATCTTCAGCTCGATCATTACGGCCTATGAGCGGTTCGTCTATCTCAAAATCATCAATCTGATCCGCGTGGTCCTCTCTCCGGCCATGATGGTGCTGGTCCTGCTGTTCGATTTCAGATCGACAGGGATGGTCACCGTTGCGCTGGTGCTGAACCTGGCGATCGGCGTGATCAACGTGGTCTTTTGCCGCACCAAGCTGAATCTGAGGGTCCGGTTCCACGGCTTCGATACCAAGCTGTTCAAGGAGATCTTCAGCTATTCGTCGTATATCTTATTATCCTCGATTGCCTTTCAGATCTATACGAATGCTGATCCGCTGATCATCGGGATGTTCCTCGGGGCTACGCCCATCGCCATTTTCGCCATCGCTGCCCAGCTCAACACGTATATTCTCAACTTCTCCAATGTGCTGGCCAGCTTCTATCTGCCGAAGCTCACCAAGATGATCGTCAAAGGGGCCGATCAGGCGGCTTTAATGCTGGAGCTGGTCAAAATAGGCAGAATCCAGGCGCTGATCGTAGGCTACATCGTCTCGGGCTTCGTGTTATTCGGACAGAGCTTCATTCTGATCTGGCTCGGCCCGGATTACAAATATGCATACACGGTTGCGCTGATCATCATCATTCCCCAGATCACGTCGATTGTGCAATCGCTGTTCGCCACCATGCTGGAAGCGATGAATATGCACAGGGTGAAGGCCTTTATCTACTTCTCAGTTGCAATTCTGAAGGTGGCCTTAACCTTCTGGTTCATCCGGATCTGGGGGATTACAGGCTGCGCCATTGCTACGGCTATCGGGATGATCATCAATGTATGCCTGAATAATGTGTACTACAAATATAAATTGAAGTTCGATATTCTTCATTTCTGGCTGCAGATCATCCGCGTCTTCATTCCGGTGGTGCTGCTCTCCGGGGTGTGCGGGTTCCTGCTTAGCTTCGTGAGCATCACTTCTTACGTGTACCTGGGCATGTATGTCATCCTGTACTCCCTCATCTATGTGCTTACCATGTGGCTGTTCGGACTGAACGGGGCTGAGAAGCAGATGGTGGCCGGACCGGTTAGAAAAATGGCTCTGCGGAGTCAGGCCTAG
- a CDS encoding aldose 1-epimerase family protein: MNTILRSGSAVAEIHSLGAELVSFKRTDTGTEYMWSGDAAYWTGRSPVLFPIIGAAMGGEIHVDGQAYKLANHGFARRSEFTLVEASETQAVYRLSHSENTLASYPYPFNLFLTYTLSGNTLEIGYRVENPGGQEIFFQLGTHPAFNCPIGGEGSFTDYYLEFEQPERLERLFLNKTGQIIQGNSETLLEDGNTLPLNHEMFAHDALVFRNVQSKSVALKSKQSDLSVTVAFTGFPDLGIWQPKNAPFVCIEPWHGVADIEGFTGDFREKQNVISLLPDGQFTSALTITFN; this comes from the coding sequence ATGAACACTATTTTACGCAGCGGATCAGCCGTAGCCGAGATTCATTCACTCGGAGCAGAGCTGGTCAGCTTCAAAAGAACAGATACCGGGACGGAATATATGTGGAGCGGGGATGCCGCTTACTGGACAGGCCGTTCGCCGGTGCTGTTCCCGATTATCGGGGCAGCCATGGGCGGCGAGATCCATGTGGACGGGCAGGCGTACAAGCTGGCCAATCACGGCTTCGCCAGACGTAGTGAATTCACGCTGGTGGAAGCAAGCGAGACGCAGGCAGTCTACCGGCTATCGCACAGCGAGAACACTCTGGCGAGCTATCCCTACCCGTTCAACCTGTTCCTGACCTACACCCTGAGCGGCAATACGCTTGAGATCGGCTACCGTGTGGAGAACCCCGGCGGACAAGAGATCTTCTTCCAGCTCGGCACCCATCCGGCGTTCAACTGCCCGATTGGCGGAGAAGGCAGCTTCACCGACTATTACCTTGAATTCGAACAGCCGGAGCGCCTGGAGCGCTTATTCCTGAACAAGACCGGCCAGATCATCCAAGGTAACAGCGAGACCCTGCTGGAAGACGGAAATACACTTCCGCTGAACCACGAGATGTTCGCGCATGACGCCCTCGTCTTCCGCAATGTCCAGTCCAAATCGGTTGCCCTGAAAAGCAAACAGTCTGACCTGAGCGTAACGGTCGCCTTCACGGGCTTCCCCGATCTCGGCATCTGGCAGCCGAAGAATGCACCGTTCGTGTGTATCGAGCCTTGGCATGGTGTGGCCGATATCGAAGGCTTCACCGGCGATTTCCGGGAAAAGCAGAACGTCATTTCACTGCTGCCGGATGGCCAGTTTACCAGTGCGCTGACGATTACGTTTAATTGA
- a CDS encoding carbohydrate ABC transporter permease, giving the protein MTIQRTIGEKLFDSLNVLLMVLLIIITLYPLWHVLNASLSDSNRLMAHSGLLLLPDGFNLDSYKLVLSNPSILSGYRNTLVIVVLGTALNLLFTILGAYTLSRKSFMLRNPIMLAIVFTMFFNGGIIPTYLLINNTLHLGNNLLALIVPGLVSSYNLIIMRTAFQGISESLLESARIDGAGEMRILWRIVVPLSMPVIAVMILFYGVGHWNSWFSAILYIRDRDLYPLQLVLREILIQNSTDSMTTSAAMGDKEAIGESVKYATVMVATLPILFIYPFLQKYFVKGVMIGAIKE; this is encoded by the coding sequence ATGACCATTCAACGAACAATAGGCGAAAAACTGTTTGACAGTCTCAATGTGCTGCTCATGGTTCTGCTTATTATCATCACCTTGTATCCGCTGTGGCATGTGCTGAATGCCTCGTTAAGCGACTCCAACCGGCTAATGGCCCATAGCGGGCTGCTGCTGCTCCCGGACGGGTTCAATCTGGACAGCTACAAGCTGGTGCTCAGTAATCCGAGCATTCTCTCCGGCTACCGGAATACGCTGGTGATCGTAGTGCTGGGCACGGCGCTCAATTTGCTTTTTACCATCCTGGGGGCCTATACTCTCTCCCGCAAAAGCTTCATGCTGCGCAATCCGATCATGCTGGCCATTGTATTCACCATGTTCTTCAACGGCGGGATTATCCCGACCTACCTGTTGATTAACAATACGCTCCACCTCGGCAATAACCTGCTGGCGCTGATTGTACCCGGGCTGGTCAGCAGTTATAATCTGATCATTATGCGTACAGCCTTTCAGGGGATATCCGAGAGTCTGCTGGAATCGGCCAGAATAGACGGTGCGGGGGAGATGCGCATTCTGTGGCGGATTGTGGTACCTTTATCGATGCCGGTCATTGCGGTCATGATTCTGTTCTACGGGGTAGGCCACTGGAACTCCTGGTTCAGCGCCATTCTGTATATCCGCGACCGTGATTTGTATCCGCTTCAATTGGTGCTGAGGGAGATTCTGATCCAGAATAGTACGGATTCGATGACCACTTCGGCAGCTATGGGCGACAAGGAAGCAATCGGAGAAAGTGTGAAGTATGCAACGGTGATGGTGGCTACGCTGCCGATTTTGTTTATATATCCGTTTTTACAGAAGTATTTTGTGAAGGGCGTCATGATCGGCGCAATCAAGGAATAG
- a CDS encoding extracellular solute-binding protein, whose translation MKSSWRRRLLMSASLMLAVGGLAGCSGGADGNKNTEGAAADEPTPISIWASLNTNVSITLKNMSEITAIKEWEKKTNIKTEFQHPAVGAETEQFNVMLASNKLPDVMFVYGDYSKLFTDGSIIKLNDLIDQYAPNLKKILDENPEVAKQLKADNGDIYAIPHLRLGKYKTFGGMFIRQDWLDELKLPQPETIAEWETVLKAFKENKGVTAPLLYGAPPKLTTMGPAAANFLEAYGITNTIFLKDGMVAFGPVEPEFKEFLTTFHRWYQEGLIDPDFATNDQKTFDAKILSGQAGAFFTYIGGGIGRYLPALQEKEPEANLTAVQFPVVNKGDEPMFTGRSWEWSGAGATITKSNKHPEETVKALDYFFSEEGHMLKNFGVEGVTYTMKDGYPTYTDEILKNPDGLSVVQAMAKHFIANYPFVGEDDDRYNEQYYQFQQQKDAVTLFSKYSDNTLKVGLPPVSLTTEESSEYSKIMSDITTYRDEMFIKFVIGAEPLENFDKFTAQINKFNVKRAIEIQQAAVDRYNAR comes from the coding sequence ATGAAGAGCTCTTGGAGAAGGCGGCTACTGATGAGTGCCAGCCTGATGCTGGCGGTAGGCGGACTGGCAGGCTGCTCGGGCGGCGCGGACGGCAACAAGAATACAGAGGGAGCAGCGGCGGATGAGCCGACACCGATCTCGATCTGGGCGTCGCTGAACACGAATGTCTCGATTACGCTGAAGAATATGAGTGAGATTACGGCGATTAAGGAATGGGAGAAGAAGACCAACATTAAGACGGAATTTCAGCATCCGGCGGTCGGGGCAGAGACGGAGCAGTTCAACGTGATGCTGGCCTCCAATAAGCTGCCGGACGTGATGTTCGTCTATGGTGATTACTCCAAGCTGTTCACGGACGGCAGCATCATTAAGCTGAATGATCTGATCGACCAGTACGCGCCTAACCTGAAGAAGATTCTGGACGAGAATCCCGAGGTGGCAAAGCAGCTGAAAGCGGATAACGGCGACATCTATGCCATCCCGCATCTGCGGCTGGGCAAGTACAAGACCTTCGGCGGCATGTTCATCCGCCAGGACTGGCTGGATGAATTGAAGCTGCCGCAGCCGGAGACGATTGCCGAGTGGGAGACGGTGCTGAAGGCCTTCAAGGAGAACAAGGGCGTCACCGCTCCGCTCCTGTACGGCGCTCCGCCCAAGCTGACGACGATGGGCCCGGCGGCCGCGAATTTCCTGGAGGCTTACGGCATCACGAATACGATCTTCCTCAAGGACGGCATGGTGGCATTCGGACCGGTCGAGCCGGAATTCAAGGAGTTCCTGACCACCTTCCACCGCTGGTATCAGGAGGGGCTGATCGATCCTGACTTCGCTACCAACGATCAGAAGACCTTTGATGCCAAGATTCTGAGCGGCCAGGCCGGTGCCTTCTTCACTTACATCGGCGGCGGCATTGGGCGTTATCTGCCCGCCCTTCAGGAGAAGGAGCCAGAGGCTAATCTTACGGCTGTCCAGTTTCCTGTAGTGAACAAGGGCGATGAGCCTATGTTCACCGGCCGGTCCTGGGAGTGGAGCGGTGCCGGAGCAACGATCACCAAGAGCAACAAGCACCCGGAGGAGACGGTGAAGGCGCTGGATTATTTCTTCAGTGAAGAAGGCCATATGCTGAAGAACTTCGGCGTAGAAGGCGTGACGTACACGATGAAGGACGGGTATCCGACCTACACGGATGAGATTCTGAAGAATCCGGACGGGTTGTCGGTGGTTCAGGCGATGGCAAAGCATTTCATTGCCAACTACCCGTTTGTCGGGGAGGATGACGACCGTTACAACGAGCAGTATTACCAGTTCCAGCAGCAGAAGGACGCGGTGACGCTCTTTTCCAAATACAGCGACAACACGCTTAAGGTCGGTCTTCCTCCGGTCAGCCTGACTACAGAGGAATCCAGTGAGTACAGCAAAATCATGAGTGACATCACCACCTACCGCGATGAAATGTTCATTAAGTTCGTCATCGGTGCGGAGCCGCTGGAGAACTTCGATAAGTTCACGGCCCAGATCAACAAGTTCAATGTGAAGCGGGCGATTGAAATTCAGCAGGCGGCGGTAGACCGCTACAACGCAAGATAA
- a CDS encoding ABC transporter permease, with the protein MALPVVLYFLVFKYLPMYGAVIAFKEYTVGKGIWGSEWVGLQHFQDFFQSYYFWRVLKNTLILSFYQLLFGFPAPILLALLLNELRHEIFKRTVQTVSYIPHFISLVVICGMVVDFSSRDGLFNSIITFFGGESSALLSEPGNFRTIYTASSIWQELGFSTIIYLAALSGINPELYDASKVDGASRIRRVWHITLPGIIPMIVILLILRIGGLMEIGFEKVILLYNPNVYDTADVISTFVYRKGISESAEFSYTTAVGLFQSLVNFILLIGANRLSKAVSDNKLF; encoded by the coding sequence ATGGCGCTCCCCGTGGTTTTGTATTTTCTGGTCTTCAAGTATCTGCCGATGTATGGTGCGGTCATCGCGTTCAAGGAATATACCGTCGGCAAGGGCATCTGGGGCAGCGAGTGGGTGGGGCTGCAGCATTTTCAAGATTTTTTTCAGAGCTATTATTTCTGGCGGGTGCTCAAAAACACACTGATCCTCAGCTTCTACCAGCTATTATTCGGCTTCCCGGCCCCGATCCTGCTGGCGCTGCTGCTCAATGAGCTGAGGCATGAAATATTCAAGCGTACGGTGCAGACGGTCTCTTATATTCCCCACTTCATCTCCCTGGTGGTTATTTGCGGGATGGTGGTAGATTTCTCTTCCCGTGACGGGCTGTTCAATTCGATCATTACGTTCTTCGGCGGGGAGAGCAGCGCGCTGCTGAGTGAGCCGGGGAATTTCCGCACGATCTATACGGCTTCCTCCATCTGGCAGGAGCTTGGATTCTCGACCATTATTTATCTGGCAGCGCTCAGCGGAATTAACCCGGAGCTCTACGATGCGTCGAAGGTGGACGGGGCCAGCCGGATACGCCGGGTATGGCATATTACGCTGCCGGGCATTATCCCGATGATTGTGATTCTGCTGATTCTGCGCATAGGCGGGCTGATGGAGATCGGCTTCGAGAAGGTGATCCTGCTCTATAATCCCAATGTCTACGATACAGCGGATGTCATCTCCACCTTCGTCTACCGCAAGGGGATCAGCGAGAGTGCAGAGTTCAGCTACACTACGGCGGTCGGCCTGTTCCAGTCGCTGGTCAATTTCATTTTGCTCATAGGCGCTAACCGGCTCTCCAAGGCCGTATCTGACAATAAGCTGTTCTAA
- a CDS encoding polysaccharide pyruvyl transferase family protein — protein sequence MSQALEKILPLFFRNYVSNIPVYQYYKGYLSYRNAYKDKTKAIYVVGSPEHDNLGDHAITYAQMNFLRKAFPDYTLIEIVANRLMHNMKCLEEFCSPEDIFVLQGGGNFGIEYFREEEVRRKIISEFPNNKIIVFPQTIYFGDTELGRAEFKKTQDLYGSHKDLTLVAREATSYEIMKAGFRNNAVLLTPDIVMSLDITDPPKERHGALLCIRADKESIFSEQDKKVIQEYTSKHYSTTTFTDTCILRPVSLEDRDHELNTLWNQFKEAEVVITDRLHGMIFAAITSTPCIALGNYNYKVVGSYEWIKHLGYVKFTNDVKQIPALLEELKTLERPRYNNEFSVKHYNQIIEAMSNSSAEEPASSIVTA from the coding sequence ATGAGCCAAGCCCTTGAGAAGATCCTGCCGCTGTTTTTCCGCAATTATGTAAGCAATATTCCCGTCTATCAATATTATAAGGGCTATCTGAGCTACCGGAATGCATATAAAGACAAGACAAAAGCCATTTACGTCGTCGGCTCCCCTGAGCATGACAATCTCGGCGATCACGCCATCACTTATGCGCAGATGAATTTTTTGCGGAAAGCTTTTCCCGACTATACGCTCATAGAGATTGTAGCCAACCGGCTGATGCATAACATGAAGTGCCTGGAGGAATTCTGTTCGCCGGAGGATATCTTCGTGCTTCAAGGCGGGGGCAACTTCGGAATCGAGTATTTCCGTGAGGAAGAGGTACGCCGCAAGATTATCTCCGAGTTCCCGAATAACAAAATTATCGTCTTCCCGCAGACCATCTACTTCGGTGATACCGAGCTGGGCCGTGCGGAGTTCAAAAAGACACAGGACCTCTACGGTTCCCATAAGGACCTCACTCTGGTCGCCAGAGAGGCAACGTCGTACGAAATTATGAAAGCAGGTTTCAGAAACAACGCAGTGCTGTTAACGCCGGACATTGTCATGTCCCTGGACATCACTGACCCTCCCAAGGAGCGCCACGGTGCCCTTCTGTGCATTAGAGCCGATAAGGAGAGCATCTTCAGCGAGCAGGATAAGAAGGTCATCCAGGAGTACACCTCCAAGCACTACAGCACAACTACATTCACCGACACCTGCATCCTCCGCCCTGTCTCCCTGGAAGACCGGGATCACGAGCTGAATACCTTATGGAATCAGTTCAAAGAGGCCGAGGTTGTGATTACGGACCGGCTGCACGGGATGATTTTTGCAGCGATTACGTCCACGCCTTGTATTGCGCTGGGGAATTACAATTATAAGGTCGTAGGCAGCTACGAATGGATCAAGCATCTGGGCTATGTGAAATTCACGAACGATGTGAAGCAAATCCCGGCATTGCTGGAAGAACTGAAGACGCTCGAGCGCCCACGGTACAATAATGAATTCTCGGTCAAGCATTACAACCAAATTATTGAAGCCATGTCGAATAGCAGCGCTGAAGAACCTGCTTCGTCTATCGTTACCGCTTAA
- a CDS encoding Zn-dependent hydrolase, which translates to MQVKQLLVNGERLKNTIEAFADFGRTDHNGVTRLSLSEQDVRVRGYFTACCEELGMSVKVDDLGNMYATLAGSEEGPPIVIGSHLDTVKKGGRFDGVLGVIAGLEVVRTLVDHGIRPRLPVTVMNFTNEEGARFEPSMMASGVLSGKFDKAAMLEKKDVEGISFGEALEASGYAGEVENRIREAAAYLELHIEQGPVLEKENVKIGLVDCVVGMVCYEIEVTGESDHAGTTPMDMRRDALFAATDIITELRRKLAVLDPELVYTMGRMNVLPNIHTVIPNKVIFTVEARHKDMDVVREVEAIIHGLPEELLECSVSKTKLWGRDTVWFDPGICALVEQAAQKLGYSSRKLASGAGHDAQFVAGFLPSAMIFVPSVNGKSHCEEELTSYEDCEMGVNVVLETVLSVLSRA; encoded by the coding sequence ATGCAGGTGAAGCAACTTTTGGTGAACGGTGAGCGGCTGAAGAATACCATTGAGGCCTTTGCCGATTTCGGGCGGACAGACCATAACGGCGTTACCCGGCTGTCGCTGTCGGAGCAGGATGTGCGGGTACGCGGCTATTTCACTGCCTGCTGCGAAGAGCTGGGCATGAGCGTGAAGGTGGATGATCTGGGCAATATGTATGCCACTCTGGCTGGCAGTGAAGAGGGGCCGCCCATCGTGATCGGCTCACATCTGGATACTGTCAAGAAGGGCGGCAGATTCGACGGCGTGCTCGGGGTGATTGCAGGCCTTGAGGTAGTGAGAACCTTGGTGGATCACGGGATTCGGCCCCGGCTGCCTGTCACGGTGATGAACTTCACCAATGAGGAAGGTGCCCGCTTCGAGCCGTCCATGATGGCATCAGGCGTCTTGTCCGGCAAGTTCGATAAGGCGGCTATGCTGGAGAAGAAGGATGTGGAAGGCATCAGCTTCGGCGAGGCGCTGGAGGCCAGCGGTTATGCCGGGGAGGTGGAGAACCGGATCAGGGAAGCGGCCGCTTATCTGGAGCTGCATATTGAGCAAGGCCCCGTGCTGGAGAAGGAGAACGTTAAGATCGGTCTGGTTGACTGTGTTGTGGGCATGGTCTGCTATGAGATTGAAGTGACCGGGGAGTCGGATCATGCCGGGACTACGCCGATGGATATGCGCCGGGATGCGCTGTTTGCCGCTACGGATATTATTACGGAGCTGCGCCGCAAGCTGGCGGTGCTGGACCCTGAGCTGGTCTACACGATGGGCCGGATGAACGTGCTGCCTAATATTCATACCGTCATTCCGAACAAGGTGATCTTCACCGTGGAAGCGAGACATAAGGACATGGATGTGGTCCGTGAAGTTGAGGCGATTATTCACGGTCTGCCGGAGGAGCTGCTGGAATGCAGCGTATCGAAGACGAAGCTGTGGGGCCGCGACACGGTATGGTTCGATCCGGGGATCTGTGCGCTGGTGGAGCAGGCTGCGCAGAAGCTTGGTTACAGCAGCCGGAAGCTGGCGAGCGGCGCGGGGCATGATGCCCAATTCGTGGCCGGGTTCCTGCCGTCGGCGATGATTTTCGTCCCAAGTGTGAACGGGAAAAGCCATTGCGAGGAAGAGCTCACCTCCTACGAGGATTGTGAGATGGGCGTGAATGTGGTGCTGGAGACGGTGCTGTCGGTGCTATCCCGCGCCTGA
- a CDS encoding glycosyltransferase family 2 protein, whose product MKPEISIIVPIYNVELYLRKCVDSILAQTFRNFELILVNDGSPDKCGEICEYYKELDPRVVVIHKQNGGLSDARNYGIDVAEGRYIGFVDSDDWIEPDMYEALYGLITAHNADIAVCGHCEVQDDVKLEKSFTHQVRVYDNAHALDKLLEDTEIQNLAWDKLYKAELFSQVRYPVGRYFEDIFTTYKLFLQANKTVSLDSPKYLYLKRSDSITGAMNNRKYYDRYCAALEIYETIQDKNYPIAKEISLSRTVTEGIELCNFQLITGETAVNKEYLAELGGFLSKHTSAILRNRILRREMKTAALLIMTSSTVYKMLYYSKLRLKGSNMI is encoded by the coding sequence GTGAAGCCAGAGATAAGTATTATTGTGCCTATCTACAACGTGGAACTGTACCTGAGGAAGTGTGTGGATTCGATATTGGCGCAGACCTTCCGCAATTTTGAATTGATTCTGGTCAATGACGGATCACCCGATAAGTGCGGCGAGATTTGCGAGTATTACAAGGAGCTGGACCCGCGTGTCGTCGTCATTCATAAGCAGAACGGCGGATTGTCCGATGCCCGCAACTATGGAATTGATGTGGCAGAGGGCCGGTATATCGGGTTCGTCGACAGCGATGACTGGATCGAACCGGACATGTACGAAGCCCTGTACGGACTCATCACCGCCCACAATGCAGATATCGCTGTATGCGGTCATTGCGAGGTGCAGGATGATGTCAAGCTGGAAAAGTCCTTCACGCACCAGGTGCGTGTATACGATAATGCGCATGCCCTCGACAAGCTGCTGGAGGATACCGAGATCCAGAACCTTGCCTGGGATAAGCTGTACAAGGCCGAGCTGTTCAGCCAGGTGAGATATCCGGTCGGCCGGTATTTCGAGGACATTTTTACCACCTATAAATTATTCCTCCAGGCGAACAAGACCGTCTCGCTGGATTCCCCCAAATATCTGTATCTGAAGCGAAGCGACAGCATCACCGGAGCGATGAACAACCGGAAATATTACGACCGCTATTGCGCGGCGCTGGAGATCTACGAGACGATTCAGGATAAAAACTATCCGATCGCCAAAGAAATCTCGTTATCCCGGACGGTAACGGAAGGCATTGAGCTGTGCAACTTCCAGCTGATTACCGGCGAGACTGCAGTTAACAAGGAATATCTGGCCGAGCTGGGCGGGTTCCTGAGCAAGCATACCTCCGCGATCCTGCGCAACCGCATTCTCCGCCGGGAGATGAAGACCGCTGCCCTGCTGATTATGACCAGCTCCACGGTATACAAAATGCTGTATTATTCCAAACTCCGTTTGAAGGGAAGTAATATGATATGA